A window from Candidatus Bathyarchaeota archaeon encodes these proteins:
- a CDS encoding TlpA family protein disulfide reductase has protein sequence MHEHDLSNRLGRIFGPKIFATSLLLAILIGVNVFDVAFARPKLNIEASDFQLVDIEGKNFRLSDFRGKIVLLEFFISSCSPCKPQLLELKSVRAAYPKDILVIVSISFDPSVDTVQVLKQLAGSVGVDWIVARDTAGISDDYGIEIAPTILLIDGGGVVRRVHEGFTEKDVLIADVGELLEFKSKESPKTSSLWNVALIVIVAVAALSVGFLAWHRRKPAKRRRIKR, from the coding sequence ATGCATGAGCATGATCTCTCAAATAGGCTCGGAAGAATATTTGGGCCTAAGATATTTGCCACCAGCCTTCTTCTGGCAATATTGATCGGTGTGAACGTCTTCGATGTGGCCTTTGCAAGGCCTAAGCTGAATATTGAGGCAAGTGACTTTCAACTTGTAGATATTGAAGGTAAAAATTTCAGGCTATCAGACTTCAGAGGGAAGATTGTGCTCCTCGAATTCTTCATCAGCAGTTGTAGTCCATGCAAACCGCAACTTTTGGAGTTGAAAAGTGTTAGGGCTGCCTATCCTAAGGATATACTCGTAATAGTCTCCATAAGTTTTGACCCTTCAGTAGATACCGTTCAAGTCCTGAAACAGCTGGCTGGCAGTGTTGGTGTCGACTGGATTGTTGCACGTGACACTGCTGGTATCAGTGATGATTATGGAATAGAGATAGCGCCGACCATACTGTTGATAGATGGTGGTGGCGTCGTTCGAAGGGTACATGAAGGTTTCACTGAGAAGGATGTTCTAATAGCTGATGTCGGCGAACTGTTGGAATTTAAATCTAAAGAGTCCCCAAAAACCTCAAGCTTATGGAACGTTGCCCTTATAGTCATCGTTGCTGTAGCCGCCTTATCCGTCGGCTTTCTCGCATGGCATAGACGTAAGCCAGCCAAACGTAGGCGTATTAAGCGTTAA